Proteins from one Novosphingobium pentaromativorans US6-1 genomic window:
- a CDS encoding glycosyl hydrolase has translation MPRRSLRIVLGLATALSALPAMAENRAEADETSAAARAAAPLEVAFQDPPDAARPRVWWHWMNGNITKDGIRKDLEWMKRIGIGGLQNFDANLQTPQVVDHRLVYMTPEWKDAFRFAAHEADRLDLELAIASSPGWSETGGPWVKPQDGLKKLVWSETTLAPGKRFVGKLPSPPETTGPFQTLGLPLSIEEIISGKPEGAGGVTYGGQVGVIAFPVSDAGALPVPNASDGAGNPLSGKALIDADIAGGVTLAREEGKAPSLRLDYAHPVTARAATVFVPNIKVPFAGAAFIGALEASKDGVNWQPIERFDLANVPTTIGFAAVKAAHFRLVLNPREPDASLGSPAPGVATAGLFDGIARTMASQPLVVGQFQLRGEALVDRFETKAGFVMSRDYHALGGPKDGAKGIEPQNVVDLTEKLRPDGTLDWNAPPLPAGQHWRVLRLGYSLLGTTNHPAPPEATGLEVDKFDGNAVRNYLEHYIGMYKDAAGADMVGKRGVRAILTDSIEVGEANWTPRMLEQFQRLRGYDARPWLPALTGTIVGTRAQSDRFLYDYRRTLADLLASEHYGTVVKVAHENDLKVYGEALEDHRPMLGDDMAMRSHADVPMAALWTFDRKEGPRQTLIADMKGAASVAHLYGQNLVAAESMTAAMAPWAFAPKDLKRFIDLEFVSGVNRPIIHTSVHVPVDDKKPGLSLFIFGQYFNRQESWAELARPWMDYMARSSLLLQEGRNLADVAYFYGEEAPLTGLYGDEPVADAPIRYAYDFLNFNALTELLANDGQDVVAPSGARYKAIYLGGSSSHMTLAALRKLAALVEGGATVVGMAPIATPSNTGAQEGNLAEWSSLVARLWPGSDYARVGKGRVIASKDIEAALKTMGVATDFSFTGAEAGATIPFVHRRDDKGEIYYLVNQQEAAQSIEAHFRVTGKQPELWHPETGKSEPVSYRISGNETVVPLQLDGEEAVFVVFRKPAMKDAVTLVAQSQREIAALDGEWHVAFQADRGAPASIDLAQLEPLEKNVNPGVKYFSGIATYSRNFTLSGKWGKSRSLWLDLGKVGDLAQVSINGVDVGTAWHTPYRLDIGKAVRKGQNTLEIRVANTWVNRLIGDRQDGAQKITWTAMPTYRADAPLRPSGLIGPVRLMEQTDGAD, from the coding sequence ATGCCGCGCCGCTCGCTTCGCATCGTACTGGGCCTTGCTACCGCGCTGAGCGCATTGCCCGCCATGGCGGAAAACAGGGCGGAGGCCGACGAGACTTCTGCCGCGGCCCGAGCAGCGGCGCCTCTCGAAGTTGCCTTTCAGGATCCACCCGATGCGGCACGCCCGCGTGTGTGGTGGCACTGGATGAACGGCAACATCACGAAGGACGGTATCCGCAAGGATCTGGAATGGATGAAGCGCATCGGCATTGGCGGCCTCCAGAATTTCGACGCCAATCTCCAGACACCGCAAGTGGTCGATCATCGACTCGTGTACATGACACCGGAATGGAAGGACGCCTTCCGGTTTGCCGCGCATGAAGCCGATCGGCTCGATCTGGAACTGGCGATTGCATCTTCTCCAGGCTGGTCCGAAACCGGTGGTCCCTGGGTGAAACCGCAGGATGGGCTCAAGAAACTGGTCTGGAGCGAAACGACCCTCGCGCCCGGCAAACGCTTTGTCGGGAAGCTGCCGTCCCCGCCGGAAACGACCGGGCCTTTCCAGACTCTCGGACTGCCGCTCAGCATCGAAGAGATCATTTCGGGCAAGCCGGAAGGTGCCGGCGGCGTGACCTATGGCGGGCAGGTTGGCGTGATCGCCTTCCCTGTCTCCGATGCCGGCGCATTGCCCGTCCCAAACGCATCCGACGGAGCGGGCAACCCGCTTTCGGGAAAGGCGCTGATCGATGCCGACATCGCTGGCGGCGTTACTCTCGCGCGTGAGGAGGGCAAGGCCCCGTCGCTCAGGCTTGATTACGCGCACCCTGTTACGGCTCGTGCGGCGACGGTCTTCGTTCCGAACATCAAGGTTCCCTTCGCGGGCGCGGCTTTTATCGGGGCTCTGGAAGCCAGCAAGGACGGTGTGAACTGGCAGCCGATAGAGCGGTTCGATCTTGCCAATGTTCCGACGACGATCGGCTTCGCTGCCGTCAAGGCAGCGCATTTTCGACTGGTACTCAATCCGCGCGAACCCGATGCCAGCCTCGGCTCCCCGGCACCGGGCGTTGCCACGGCCGGCCTGTTTGACGGGATTGCCAGGACTATGGCGAGTCAGCCGCTAGTCGTCGGACAGTTCCAGTTACGCGGCGAAGCCCTTGTCGATCGCTTCGAGACCAAGGCAGGCTTCGTGATGAGCCGCGATTACCATGCGCTGGGCGGGCCGAAGGACGGCGCCAAGGGTATCGAGCCGCAGAACGTAGTCGACCTGACCGAAAAGCTGCGACCCGATGGTACGCTAGACTGGAACGCGCCTCCGCTTCCGGCCGGCCAGCATTGGCGGGTGCTGCGACTGGGCTATTCGCTGCTGGGCACGACGAACCATCCCGCTCCGCCCGAGGCGACGGGACTTGAGGTCGACAAGTTCGATGGCAATGCCGTCAGGAACTACCTTGAGCACTACATCGGCATGTACAAGGACGCTGCCGGCGCCGATATGGTCGGCAAGCGCGGGGTTCGGGCGATCCTGACCGACTCGATTGAAGTGGGCGAGGCCAACTGGACGCCCAGGATGCTCGAACAGTTCCAGCGCCTGCGTGGTTACGATGCGCGTCCATGGCTTCCGGCACTGACCGGCACGATCGTCGGCACGCGCGCGCAGTCCGACCGGTTCCTCTACGACTATCGCCGGACCCTCGCGGACCTGCTTGCCAGCGAGCATTACGGGACAGTGGTCAAGGTCGCCCATGAGAACGACCTCAAGGTCTATGGCGAGGCGCTGGAAGACCATCGGCCGATGCTGGGTGACGACATGGCGATGCGCAGCCATGCGGACGTTCCGATGGCCGCTCTATGGACATTCGATCGCAAGGAGGGCCCGCGCCAGACGCTGATCGCGGATATGAAGGGCGCGGCTTCGGTTGCTCATCTCTACGGACAGAACCTCGTCGCCGCGGAGTCGATGACGGCCGCCATGGCGCCCTGGGCCTTCGCACCCAAGGATCTCAAGCGGTTCATCGATCTTGAATTCGTGTCGGGCGTTAACCGCCCGATTATCCATACCTCGGTGCACGTTCCGGTCGACGACAAGAAGCCGGGCCTGTCGCTGTTCATCTTCGGCCAGTACTTCAACCGGCAGGAAAGCTGGGCGGAATTGGCGCGGCCCTGGATGGACTACATGGCCCGCAGTTCGCTTCTCCTGCAAGAAGGGCGCAACCTGGCCGACGTCGCCTATTTCTACGGTGAAGAAGCCCCGCTTACGGGCCTCTACGGTGATGAGCCTGTTGCCGACGCACCCATTCGCTACGCCTATGATTTTCTCAATTTCAATGCCTTGACCGAGCTTCTTGCCAACGATGGTCAGGATGTCGTTGCACCGAGCGGTGCGCGCTACAAGGCGATCTATCTCGGCGGTTCGTCGAGCCACATGACGTTGGCGGCCCTGCGCAAACTGGCTGCCCTCGTGGAAGGCGGCGCGACAGTGGTCGGCATGGCTCCCATCGCAACGCCCAGCAACACGGGCGCGCAGGAAGGCAATCTGGCCGAGTGGTCGTCGCTGGTCGCGAGGCTCTGGCCGGGAAGCGATTATGCGCGCGTCGGCAAGGGCCGTGTGATCGCCTCGAAGGATATCGAAGCCGCACTGAAGACGATGGGCGTTGCAACCGATTTCAGCTTCACCGGCGCAGAAGCCGGAGCGACGATTCCCTTCGTCCATCGCCGTGACGACAAGGGCGAGATCTATTACCTCGTCAATCAGCAGGAGGCTGCGCAGTCGATCGAGGCGCACTTTCGCGTTACCGGCAAGCAGCCTGAGCTCTGGCATCCTGAGACCGGCAAGAGCGAACCTGTCAGCTACCGCATCAGCGGGAACGAAACTGTGGTGCCATTGCAGCTTGACGGTGAAGAGGCTGTCTTCGTTGTCTTCCGCAAGCCCGCCATGAAAGACGCTGTCACGCTTGTCGCGCAAAGCCAACGGGAAATCGCGGCACTCGATGGTGAGTGGCACGTTGCGTTCCAGGCCGATCGCGGAGCGCCTGCAAGCATTGATCTCGCCCAGCTTGAACCGCTGGAAAAGAACGTGAATCCGGGTGTGAAATATTTCTCCGGAATAGCGACTTACTCCCGGAATTTCACTCTATCCGGCAAGTGGGGAAAGAGCCGCTCGCTGTGGCTCGATCTCGGCAAGGTCGGCGATCTCGCACAGGTTTCGATCAATGGCGTGGACGTCGGGACGGCCTGGCATACACCTTACCGTCTCGACATCGGCAAGGCCGTTCGCAAGGGGCAGAACACCCTGGAGATCCGAGTTGCCAATACATGGGTCAATCGCCTGATCGGCGACCGACAGGACGGCGCGCAGAAGATCACCTGGACTGCAATGCCGACTTACCGCGCCGATGCGCCCTTGCGTCCATCCGGACTGATCGGTCCCGTGCGGCTGATGGAGCAAACCGACGGCGCAGATTGA